One Ranitomeya variabilis isolate aRanVar5 chromosome 4, aRanVar5.hap1, whole genome shotgun sequence genomic window, cggagcgcacatcaaagcgggggtcccgacatgtgacgtactattccgtcacatgtcgggaaggggttaaaatggtggTAGTGGTTCTTGTTATCACCTTACTGCGTTAAGACGTAATTAAAGGTAACTTTTTAAGTACAGTTTTTACACGGTGAATTTCTTTGTTCAATTTTTCTGTACAGGAACAATCTTATTCTAGCTGTGATTTCCtcatgggttgtgctcacagcccaacacagtgcaggaagattggcgtttgccacagaagaccaggattggcaaattcgccactggtgccctgtgctcttcacagatgaaagcaggttcacactgagcacatgtgacagacgtgaaggAGTGTAGagccgccgtggagagcgatctgctgcctgcaacaaccttcagcatgaccggtttggcagtgggtcagtaatggtgtggggtggcattcctttggagggccacatagccctccatgtgcttgccagaggtagcctgactgtcattaggtaccgagatgagatcctcagaccccttgtgagaccatatgctggtgcagttgggccTGGGTTCGTCCTAATGCAGGacattgccagacctcatgtggctggagtgtgtcagcagttcctgcaagatgaaggcattgaagctacggactggcctgcccgttccccagacctgaatctgattgaacacatctgggacatcatgtcttgcacgatccatcaacgtcacgttgcacaacagactgttcaggagttggcggatgctttagtccacgtctgggaggagatccctcaggagaccattcgccgcctcatcagaagtatgcccaggcttgtagggaggtcatacaggcacatagaggcaacacacacacaactgaacatcatttccttgtcttgaggcatttccactgaagttggatcagcctgtaatttgactttccactttgattttgagtatcattccaaatccagacctccatggaatattcattttgatttacattgataatttttatgttttattgttctcaacacattcactATGTAAcgcataaaaatttgcaactgaaatatttcattcattgatatctaggatgtggtattttagtgttccctttatttttttgagccgtgtatataggttttattagtagatgtaaagaagaaaactaaatactgtaaaataatcactcatgtgtttcccttattatctccagtaattgtattattacacaggattctatgatgttacatcggcttatCTTCTGAattaggtctctacaatatcggatcctctcagcgaagatcttctatataagagaattttcctgatttacccattaaggatggatatggacagatacaagatggtggagagaatattacacctcaccctagagatcctcttccggcttactggagaggtgagagactctgatgacatcacattacatcattcttatctatgggaataacagatgggcagaactggagaggtgaggactctggaaatgtctgtagtgagatttatgaatttgtctctccataaccaggattacacagtagtgaagaagacctctagtgaacgctgtcaggaccctgtgtctgagggattgggAAGACCCCTAAGCCCAGTCACGGGGACTCCACctcacctgatacatgaggacatcattgaccagaagatcctagaactcacctacaagatgattgagctgctgactggacaggtgacactgctgggaatgctgggacattatacagtaacactgtgaAGGTTTCAGGGGATAacggtatcattgtgtgtgtcaggttcctataaggtgtcaggatgtcgccgtctatttctccatggaggagtgggagtatttagcaggacacaaagatgtatacaaggacatcataatggaggttccccagcccctcacatcaccaggtaatagacaggactaaatacatacggcctataattatctgtaggtaaagaatgaattcagtccctgtatgtgcttcctccagttctatccagtaggaggacaacaccagagagatgtcccaatcctcttcttccacaggactataaacaagaagatcccaatgttcctcaggatcatcaggtagatggagagaaggtgtcatgagatctcccctctgatgtgtagacggctgtgaaggtcttgtgctcggtcttgttttattcaccagtattatatattttatacttgtgtaatgagaacggtgcagatggcaggcagggctgccaccaggaatttcggtgtcccatactggcaaaacttTCGGGCCCACTTGGGACTCTGCCCAGGCTACACCACCCCCCCAGCTCCGTCTCCaactctcgaaccttccacagtaccactgcccactcatagaaaaactctgcatctgtataatgcatcccatagttatatatagttgaataatgcatccccttaggaatataatgcacctctatagtactataatgcacccccataatagtataatgcacccccatagtagtataatgcatctcatagtataatgccctcccatagtggtataatgcacttcatagtataatgcacctcatagtataatgcacccccatagtggtatgatgcacttcatagtataatgcacccccatagtagtataatgcacctccatagtagtataatgcatttcatagtataatgccctcccatagtggtataatgcacttcatagtataatgcacctcatagtataatgccctcccatagtggtatgatgcacttcacagtataatgcacccccatagtagtataatgcacccccatagtagtataatgcagcgtcatactgcagctttacaaaaaaaaaagtttatcctgacctggctgaggtccagcggtgtcctccACCTGATACATCTGAGGTGTGTACCATCATATGTGAGTGTCATTATACGTCGGCAACGTGccctctgacatcagctgccagcttaTGATCTCCCGCAAAgcaacagattttaacttgccGTGCGTCTGACGATGCATGATCAGTTGAGCCTCTGGGGCCCAAAGAGAAGAGGTGACCTGCTGCGGGTCCCCTCTGCTCGCCAGGCCCTATTCGCCAGTAAGGGCTGTAATGCTCTGATGGCGGAActaatggcaggattagagctgatcatagatgtgactatcttttcttttcatctgtctgtgacttttacaatatttgtttcagggtgaagatctgacctatattaatactacagagacatatatgaggggtgatgagcggtgtaaagaggagattcctacatatgactacccaggtgagtagtatccactaaatgcagagaagtcacagattcttcttagtcaccagctatggctgctttatcggttgTATAGCCCGGTTGTATCAccatcgtgtgatcaccattttgcctctagacctcaacattctcctccatccaaactttgacacatcagctctaaactgttataaaaaaaagtatttgaatgtctaatatttcttcttgaaactgatgtgacatctaccattggtccttataatagtttagcttgaaagagccccatactctaattaccccagaggtttcaccactagttactcatttattactgatgaagactgttgagtttgattatttcagtaaatgtgttattgtctttagtcacagtttttgactacagtagttactgcTCAAATCCTCTGACTTAACCACTTCCTGCAGTCCTTTTTTGTTCCTAATCAGGACCCAATTTTTCGAACCTGATGTGTCACTTTgaagtgataactttggaattcttcaaaaaggataataggaaacaaatggaccttacaaattattttccaatttctcttgaatgtgacagtaccctatatacaattgtacactactgtctgggcacattgCACGGTTAAGAAGCTATTTAGCTATTTGACTGCAGATCTTGCAGAAATAGTTTGCGGATACAATGCATTGGGGGCACTGTTCGTGGTCACCTGGAAGCTCAAAAGATGTCCACCATGAAAGGACTTGGCGCTATCTACTCCATTTTACAGATCCCAGGGATTGCCTTGTTCATCATACTTTAACCCTTCTACTTGGGTCTGATCTTAGCCagacagagacccctaggctttgGCCATGGTGTTACCTTATGTTATGTGATGTGAGATGTAGCAAGAATAGTCAGGTAACCGGGTCAGTACCAGgagagcagagaaaatacaaaatcagaagacacaagagtagtcagtaagcgagccgaggtcacaacaggaaacaaataaacaagcctggagaggagcacagaggaattaaccagaggagaaggctgtatctgacagcttccagcaatatgcttcgagctttaggagggtgtggtgctttccaactggctggagcagggagctggACAACACACATCCGTACTGCCAGATTGGATGGCACTACAAATCCCAGGTACCCTAATCTTTGTGGCAGGGCAGAGCCTGCGTCGCCCAGAGCTTCTGGTTTTGATGTCTCCTCTTTTTACCAGTGCCTCCTGTAGAAAGAATAAGGTCATGCCTGGTAACAGAACCAGACATCACAGcagcagatcccagaggagataggacataccatatgcagaagccctaatatgagaaaatggcagaaaaccagagcagtagaaatccccataaattgacttcattttggaaattataaccctcaggggattaatgtattgtagtagtgactatgttgaccccagagccactttccagaaattagcacgcagtggatgttggagattgaaaattgcaaatatgccattttattaccccacacacagtgcccagattgtgctccaggagacacacacattgtaaattaagtgggttcttatcACTATagcaatttattatttattatcattattaatttttatagcgccatttattccatggcgctttacacgtgctttatacatggatgctaaatatggtttgggcacactgcaaggctcagaagcgaggggaaaatttgactttgggagagcggatattgctggattggtgtattgaagccatggtgcttttcaagagcctttgagccacttgTAATGTAGAAACCTGTTTTTCACTGACAGATTATGGACCTGAGTATGGAATTGGTTTTTTGGGAGATGAGTAGAAGGTTTATTGGTGTAATTTTCCtcaacataacattgtttggtgactTTTTACTCTATATTTCGGCGGCAGAAtggacaaacagttgaacaccacgctctactggttcatcctatgaggttttctattagactgtgagctgtcattgtcttagtgaataattacgtattcaacataacttgtcatgttgtggatagtttacgtacaaatgttaaaatatgtaaaattcaaggattttttttatgaaaactaattggttttatttttaacagatgactgCACCAGGCAATCAGAGGGGCtgctgacatcttcagtttttaaatcagataatcttgagatcccacaggatacaattgaagtgaatgccattactccagatataccatcatcccttcacagcaaagatctgtcgtctgatcttttgaaacaggtcctgtcttctgattcattaccgactactaaggaaaatcaaagtcacaaaataagcattaaaaaacaaattggtcctgaagtaaagaaaccattttcacttttagaatatggaaatcattttcccctccaagaatcttttcttaagcatcaaaaaattcacacagcagagaatagattttcttgttccaagtgtgggagatgttttaaccagaagtggaatcttgttatacaccaaagaactcacacaggggagaagcctttttcatgttcagaatgtgggaaatgttttaattggaaagtgcatcttgatagccaccagagattacacacaggagagaatcctttttcctgttcagtatgtgggaaatgttttaaccacaaatcagatttggttaagcaccaaataactcacacaggggagaagcctttttcatgttcagaatgtgggaaatgttttaatcggaaagtgaatcttgatagccaccagagattacacacaggagtgaagcctttttcatgttcagaatgtgggaaatgttttaatcggaaagtgaatcttgatagccaccagagattacacacaggagtgaagcctttttcctgttcagaatgtgggaaatgttttcaacagaaatcagctttggttacacaccagagaactcacacaggtgagaagcctttttcctgttcagaatgtgggaaatgttttcaacagaaatcagctttggttaaacaccagagaactcacacaggtgagaagcctttttcctgttcagaatgtgggaaatgttttcaacagaaatcagctttggttacacaccagagaactcacacaggtgagaagcctttttcctgttcagaatgtgggaaatgttttaatcagaaagtgaatcttgatagccaccagagattacacacaggagagaagcctttttcctgttcagagtgtgggaaatgttttaaccacaaatcagatttggttaagcaccagagaactcacacaggtgagaagcctttttcatgttcagaatgtgggaaatattttaatcagAAATCATCTTTGGTTGCACacaagaaaacccacacaggagtgaagcctttttcctgttcagaatgtgggaaatgttttcaacagaaatcagctttggttaagcaccacagaactcacacaggtgagaagcctttttcatgttcagaatgtgggaaatgttttcaacagaaatctGCTTTGGTttcgcaccagagaactcacacaggagagaagcctttttcctgtttagaatgtgggaaatgttttaactacaaatcagatttggtttcacacctgagaactcacacaggagagaagcctttttcctgtttagaatgtgggaaatgttttaactacaaatcagatttggttaagcaccagagaactcacacaggtgagaagcctttttcatgttcagaatgtgggaaatgttttaatcagaaatcatctTTAGTTGCACacaagaaaacccacacaggagagaagcctttttcctgttcagaatgtgggaaatgttttaagtgcaaatcaaatttggttacgcaccagagaactcactcaggagtgaagcctttttcctgtttagaatgtgggaaatgttttaaacacaaatcagatttggttaagcaccagagaactcacacaggtgagaagcctttttcatgttcagaatgtgggaaatgttttaatcggaaattgaatcttgatagccaccagagattacacac contains:
- the LOC143769332 gene encoding gastrula zinc finger protein XlCGF66.1-like, with amino-acid sequence MDMDRYKMVERILHLTLEILFRLTGEDYTVVKKTSSERCQDPVSEGLGRPLSPVTGTPPHLIHEDIIDQKILELTYKMIELLTGQVPIRCQDVAVYFSMEEWEYLAGHKDVYKDIIMEVPQPLTSPVLSSRRTTPERCPNPLLPQDYKQEDPNVPQDHQVDGEKVS